GCCGCCCGTCGCGGCGGCCACCAGTGTGGCGGAGGTCAGAGAGGAGTCCAGCCTCGCCCTGGCCCTGCTCGGCGCGTCACCCGCGTCCCACAGGGGGCTCAACGACGGGCTAAGCACACCCGCGGCATCAAGGCTCTTGGCCAACGCCGACGACTCCGGGAGGACCCCGACGATGCCCGACGGCGCGATCAGGTCCGGCTTGACGCTGCCGTCGATCGACGGCCCGGAAGCACTGGACGCAGAAACGGCCCGGCCGTCGAACCCGCCGACGGAGATCACCTCGGGAAGGTTCGCCACACCCAGCACCGTCTGGAGGCCCGGACCCAGGTCGCCGGCCGGGGACACCACGGAGACTCCGGACGACGAAATGGACGCGATGACCTCCCGCACCTTCTGCCAGCGGTGGACGGTCGCTGCAAAGCGGGCGGCGGCGGCGCGTTCGGTAGTGGTAGCCCCCTCCAGCGCCTTCGCGCGCTGGCCCGCATCCATGGGGATGCCCATGACCAGCCCGGACCTGGTGGCCAGGGGCTGGTCCGCGGAGACGTCCAGAACCGTCTTCCAGTAGCCGGACTGCATCGCCTCGGAAACCGGGTCGAGGAACTCATGGGGCGACGCCGCGAGCATGACGACGTCCAGGTTCTTTGCGTTCGCGGCCGCCCACTCCAGAGCCTGGACCTGGCGCGCGGGCTTGAGGGAGCCCTTCTCGAACACGTTCAGGGACGTGATCTTCACCTGGTCGGCGAGCTGCAGCAGCACGCTGGAGGAATAGGTGCCGAGACCGAGCTGGTCGCCTGCGCCCCAAGGGTGGGAGATCCGTCCGCGCAGCGACTCCGGGAGCGCCGCCGGGTCGACGCCCGAGGAGATGAGAGCCACCCGGACCCCTGTAGCCTTCGGACGCAGGGCGTCCGTCAGGCGGACGGCAGGAGCGGCCACAGCAGCCAGTGCTTTCGTCCCCAGTAGACCCAGGGCCGGGACCGCGGCTGGGCGCGGCGACGAGCCTTCCGAAGCCGCGGAGTAAAGCGGAAACGCTGCAGCAAGGCAGCACAAAACGGTGCCGCATGCGGCACGGGACAAGCGACTGCGGCTCATGAGCGCGAGCCTTTCTCTTCCAAAGAGCCCTCAGCACAAGCGCACCCCTGCGCTCAATGGTTGAAACGGGTTTGGCAAGGGCGGCAGTCGGGGATCTTCTTGGAAGAACTTGCGGCAGTCCACTGGTTGGACCGGTTTCGACCGATTTATGCCGATGAGTGCCACGTCCCCGCGTGGAACAACCGGATCCGGAGGTGCTGTTGATGCTTGAGTGTCCCCAGAGGTGGCGGTCGGCAGTGGCCGCAATGACGCTGTCCGTGACTGTGCTTGCCGTCTCACCGGCTCATGCCGCGCCCGCCATCACCAACGGCTACGTGACGTCCTTTGACGGCACGAAGATCGCCTACACCTATTTCCTTCCTGACGCCGCGACGGCCGGCGCCCCCGTGCCGGTGGTGTTCGACACCCACGGCTGGGGCGGAAACCGGACGACCACCGCGACCGGCATGCCCGGAAAGCTGCTGAGCAACGGCTACGCGGTCCTGACCTGGGACGCACGCGGGTTCGGCGACTCCGGGGGAGAAGCCAACGTGGACTCCGCCGACTATGAGGTAAGGGACGTCCAGGCGCTGATCGACTTCGCCGCGTCCAAGCCGGAGGTTCTAAAGGACGGCCCGGGCGACCCGCGGATGGGGATGACCGGCGGCTCCTACGCGGGCGGCATCCAGCTCATGACCGCCTCCTTTGACTCCCGCATCGACGCGATCGCTCCGGAGATCGCCTGGAACGACCTGATCCGCTCCCTCAAGCCCAACGGAGTCCTGAAGCTGGGCTGGGGAAGCGTTCTGTATGCGTCGGGAACGGCCTCCAGCGCCGGATACGGCCTGGACGCCCCGGGCGGCCCCCAGACCGGCGGCCTGTCCCCGATGATCCACCGCGGCTACGCCGAGGGCCTGGCGCTCAACGACTGGTCCCCGGAGACCCACGCCTGGTTTGACGCGCGTGGACCGGAGCACTACCTCGGCCTAGGCACACTGCGGGCTCCGGCTCTGATCATCCAGGGCGCGAGCGACACGCTTTTCAATCTCAACGAGGGCATCGACAACTACAACACGATCCGAAGCCTCGGACTGGAGTCCCGCCTGGTGGTGTTCTGCGGCGGCCACACGCTCGCCGTGGCCGGGTCCACCTGTACCCCCGGAGCCGGACAGCGCTCCCGCATCGACGGGCGCATCTTCTCGTGGTTCGACCGCTACCTGAAGGACAATCTCGAGGCGGACCTCGGTCCGGACGTCGAGTACCAGCTCCAGGACGGCACTTGGGCGACGTCCAGCTCGCTGCCGGGGATCACGGTCACGGCCAAGGCCGAGGGCGTCCTGGTGAACCAGATCGCTCCCACCAGCGGCACCGGCACGGCCGCCACCCCCTCCCCCGACGGGATCAAGTCCACGGTCCTCACCGCGGGGGCCGACCCTGTGACGATCCTGGGTGTGCCCACCGTCCGGGCCGAGGTGTCCGGAGCGGGGGCCGAGTCCTACCTGTTCTTCAAGCTCGTGGACGTCGCCCCGGACGGCACGCAGAAGGTGCTGGACGACCAGGTGACGCCGGTCAAGGTGACGGGCCTGTCGCTGGACGCACAGACTGTGGACGTCGAGCTGGCGGGGGTTTCGTGGAGGCTGGATCCCGGCCACACTCTGCAGCTGCAGATCGCCTCGACCTCCAGTGACTACGCGTCGTCGCGCTTGCCCTCCGTCACGAACGTGGAGGCCGCGTTGAACGTGCCGGCGTCCGGGGTCGCTACGGGTACCAAGTCGGGCTCATCCGGACCCTGCCGCGACGGCCGTCGCGGTGTCACCCGCGGCTGCGAGCGCGCAACTCGTCCAGCTGCTCGGGGCTGATCAGCACCGAACGCGCCTTTGAGCCCTCCTGGGGCGACACGACCCCGCGTCGCTCCAGGAGGTCCATGATCCTGCCGGCCCTGGCAAAACCGACCTTCA
This region of Actinomycetota bacterium genomic DNA includes:
- a CDS encoding S8 family serine peptidase codes for the protein MSRSRLSRAACGTVLCCLAAAFPLYSAASEGSSPRPAAVPALGLLGTKALAAVAAPAVRLTDALRPKATGVRVALISSGVDPAALPESLRGRISHPWGAGDQLGLGTYSSSVLLQLADQVKITSLNVFEKGSLKPARQVQALEWAAANAKNLDVVMLAASPHEFLDPVSEAMQSGYWKTVLDVSADQPLATRSGLVMGIPMDAGQRAKALEGATTTERAAAARFAATVHRWQKVREVIASISSSGVSVVSPAGDLGPGLQTVLGVANLPEVISVGGFDGRAVSASSASGPSIDGSVKPDLIAPSGIVGVLPESSALAKSLDAAGVLSPSLSPLWDAGDAPSRARARLDSSLTSATLVAAATGG
- a CDS encoding CocE/NonD family hydrolase, translated to MLECPQRWRSAVAAMTLSVTVLAVSPAHAAPAITNGYVTSFDGTKIAYTYFLPDAATAGAPVPVVFDTHGWGGNRTTTATGMPGKLLSNGYAVLTWDARGFGDSGGEANVDSADYEVRDVQALIDFAASKPEVLKDGPGDPRMGMTGGSYAGGIQLMTASFDSRIDAIAPEIAWNDLIRSLKPNGVLKLGWGSVLYASGTASSAGYGLDAPGGPQTGGLSPMIHRGYAEGLALNDWSPETHAWFDARGPEHYLGLGTLRAPALIIQGASDTLFNLNEGIDNYNTIRSLGLESRLVVFCGGHTLAVAGSTCTPGAGQRSRIDGRIFSWFDRYLKDNLEADLGPDVEYQLQDGTWATSSSLPGITVTAKAEGVLVNQIAPTSGTGTAATPSPDGIKSTVLTAGADPVTILGVPTVRAEVSGAGAESYLFFKLVDVAPDGTQKVLDDQVTPVKVTGLSLDAQTVDVELAGVSWRLDPGHTLQLQIASTSSDYASSRLPSVTNVEAALNVPASGVATGTKSGSSGPCRDGRRGVTRGCERATRPAARG